A window of Roseovarius sp. THAF27 contains these coding sequences:
- a CDS encoding phage major capsid protein, producing the protein MLKSQSIQLEQSKRRERLAELSNTEELSEEGRSEMRSLTQAYQDGEVELRAALVLEEAEREKIAEPDKQQTDFDRECRSFDLTAVIGSLVDGKPLSGREAEVNEELESRHGVGQKGVRFPWESLLETRADAVTDSSAGTSGELASRPTMNALERFFETSAAGRFGVNVMQVTGAPSFPEITGGAGLSWVAEGEGADADAISTTAKQPAIHTATGRYLLSRQAIRQNSALQSILRRDLAEVLREGIDLAIFQGTGADEQPAGFETVLTGGRTAALDDVASFSDFLLRATEIQETAKLSTPSQVRIAGAPIVHQTLADTLISGTAVSELDRLKGAGFATLWSSQVSARGARDETDKGASTVYFGAGSNNAYVPTWGSPELIVDPYSESKTGKVALTMFAFLDVLIQRTATHYFKLTGVQDRA; encoded by the coding sequence GCCTTGCCGAACTGTCCAACACCGAAGAACTGTCGGAAGAAGGCCGCTCCGAAATGCGTTCGTTGACCCAAGCGTATCAGGATGGGGAAGTCGAACTGCGCGCAGCGCTGGTTCTGGAAGAAGCCGAGCGCGAAAAAATCGCCGAACCCGACAAGCAACAGACAGACTTCGACCGCGAGTGTCGCAGCTTCGACCTGACCGCCGTTATCGGTTCGCTGGTGGACGGCAAGCCGTTGAGCGGGCGCGAGGCCGAGGTGAACGAGGAACTGGAAAGCCGCCACGGTGTTGGCCAGAAGGGCGTGCGCTTCCCGTGGGAAAGCCTGCTGGAAACCCGCGCCGACGCCGTGACGGACAGCAGCGCGGGCACGTCTGGGGAACTGGCCAGCCGCCCGACCATGAACGCCTTGGAGCGGTTCTTTGAAACCTCTGCCGCTGGCCGGTTCGGCGTGAACGTCATGCAGGTGACGGGTGCTCCCAGCTTCCCGGAAATCACCGGCGGCGCTGGCCTGTCGTGGGTCGCGGAGGGCGAGGGTGCCGACGCGGACGCTATCAGCACCACGGCGAAGCAGCCTGCCATTCATACGGCGACGGGCCGCTACCTGCTTTCGCGGCAGGCAATCCGCCAAAACAGTGCCCTGCAATCCATCCTGCGCCGCGATTTGGCGGAGGTGCTGCGCGAGGGCATCGACCTTGCCATTTTCCAAGGCACCGGGGCGGATGAACAACCGGCAGGTTTTGAGACTGTCCTGACAGGCGGGCGCACGGCTGCTCTGGACGACGTGGCCAGCTTTTCGGACTTCCTGCTGCGGGCCACGGAAATTCAGGAAACCGCCAAGCTGAGCACCCCGTCGCAGGTGCGCATTGCCGGTGCGCCGATTGTCCACCAAACGCTGGCGGATACTCTGATCAGCGGCACTGCTGTGTCCGAACTGGACCGGCTGAAAGGGGCAGGCTTTGCCACTTTGTGGTCCAGCCAGGTATCTGCCCGTGGGGCACGCGATGAAACCGACAAGGGCGCGTCCACCGTCTACTTCGGGGCCGGTTCCAACAATGCCTATGTGCCCACGTGGGGCAGCCCGGAATTGATCGTGGACCCGTATTCGGAGAGCAAGACGGGCAAGGTGGCGTTGACGATGTTCGCCTTCCTCGACGTGCTCATTCAGCGCACGGCCACGCACTACTTCAAGCTGACCGGCGTGCAGGACCGCGCGTAA